In the Silene latifolia isolate original U9 population chromosome 1, ASM4854445v1, whole genome shotgun sequence genome, GGATTACGGGATTAGGAGATTCCTTATATGCAACCCTACAATTCGTACgttcaaatcaatccttcctgCAATGGAGATGAAATGGACGCACAATATCATATCATGTGGTTTTGGTTACGATAGTGTACACGACGACTATAAGATCGTAGTTACTAGTTGTAGTTTGGGAGTGACTAACAAATATGTGTTTACATACAGCTTAAACACTGATTTATGGAGCTGTTCCTCCACCCCTACCCGCGTTCCAACCGGAAGAAATTGGACAATCAATAATAGCGAAGCAATATACGGAAACAATAATATGCTAAATTATCTTGTTGTTTCTTCTGAGATAGAAGACCTCGCCAGTGATGATTATCGAATTGCTCGTTATGATGTCGTTTCTGAGAAATGGAGAGATGACCTAAGTATACCGCCGGTTCAAGTTTCTAAGTTTCATCATTTTGTACAACTTGAGAAGTTGAATGGATTGTTATACTTACATGTTGCTGATGTTCGTGTTAGATCAAATGAGTTTTGGATGATGGAGGAACATGATGGTTCATGGAAGAAGATGTTTACTATTCCTGGAGACTTATACCTGCATCATCTAATTGCTCGTTCAAAGGATGGGCACCGTCTTCTACTGATACAGTATTTTCACAGTGAAAGAACTCTACTGTTTTGGTATGATCAACGAGATAACACAAGGACACCATTTAAACTAGCAGAGACAATGCCGAAGGACATAGGATTATACAAGCTTTGTATTGCAAGCCTCGTTGCGATTCCAGGAGGTTGCTCCTTAACTAAATTGCAACAACTTGAGGATGGAGCTTAATATAATTTGAATTttgttttctcataaaaatcatgtGGTCACTCGTTTACCTTGTACGCTTTTCGTCTCGCTTATTTGTTAACTTttacaaatgattgagacgaaaGGAGTATATTTTTATCCCAGAATAAATGTTTTCTTTTCTTAAAAAGTAAGTAATTTATGGTGATAAAATTAGATTTTGGTTTGGGACTTGCTGCTTGATGATCTTGGAATTCGCTGTCACGGTTTGATCTCAGTTGTTTCGCTATTGCAGCCAATGTCGACTCATTAATGATTTATGTATGCGGCCACATTATATCTCAGCCGATATTTAAAACTATGTATGTGATCAACTTTGGAATAATGATTGCTTTCTTCTTGCATTTAGCAAGATTAGACCGCAA is a window encoding:
- the LOC141630853 gene encoding F-box/kelch-repeat protein At3g23880-like, with the protein product MPLDVIFEILVWLPAKSALRFKCICKEWYNLINSPTFIKLHLNKSLKPNSQHDCMLLWITSSTLCGVDDLYQPDKETKLNWPKDTVNDGDSVYFVGSCNGLVCFKIIRGREFPDYGIRRFLICNPTIRTFKSILPAMEMKWTHNIISCGFGYDSVHDDYKIVVTSCSLGVTNKYVFTYSLNTDLWSCSSTPTRVPTGRNWTINNSEAIYGNNNMLNYLVVSSEIEDLASDDYRIARYDVVSEKWRDDLSIPPVQVSKFHHFVQLEKLNGLLYLHVADVRVRSNEFWMMEEHDGSWKKMFTIPGDLYLHHLIARSKDGHRLLLIQYFHSERTLLFWYDQRDNTRTPFKLAETMPKDIGLYKLCIASLVAIPGGCSLTKLQQLEDGA